A portion of the Paenibacillus sp. PvR098 genome contains these proteins:
- a CDS encoding cytochrome P450, translating into MSSTVNIPGPKGLPISGNLLAFRKDPLGFLVKAQREYGDVVHIRFGPSRHVYLISDPEYIKEVLVTKQNAFRKAKGLQTAKAVVGEGILTSEGEAHMLQRRLLQPSFRKDRIGRYAEVMVDYTDRMLQSWSLGETRIVTDDMMQLTLDIITHTMFGTSITSGVEEIGHAIEVGMKYVTHKASSIFDIPDMIPTRSNVEFKQAAKTLDEVIFGIIDQRRKHPEPGRGDLLSMLLDARDEETGTGMSNKQVRDEVMTIFLAGHETTANTLSWTWYLLSQHPETEKKFHEELDRVLGGRKPTHDDLNRLEYTQQIVWESMRIYPAVWAVNREVYEEVEIGGRTYTPGDTLMMSQFVMHRNPKYYEQAERFLPERFAGDMLKQIPAFAYFPFGGGPRVCIGNHFALMEATLLLATIGTRYQLRMAPDHRLVELEPLVTLRPKYGLKMVVSERKA; encoded by the coding sequence ATGTCCAGTACAGTGAATATACCAGGACCCAAGGGGCTGCCGATCTCGGGTAATTTGCTCGCGTTTCGCAAGGATCCGCTAGGTTTTCTCGTTAAAGCGCAGCGGGAATACGGAGATGTGGTGCATATTCGTTTTGGACCGTCCCGTCATGTATATTTGATCAGCGATCCTGAGTATATAAAAGAGGTATTAGTAACAAAGCAGAACGCCTTTCGCAAGGCGAAAGGCTTGCAAACGGCCAAAGCGGTTGTGGGCGAAGGGATTCTCACGAGCGAAGGCGAAGCGCATATGCTGCAGCGCAGGTTGCTACAGCCTTCCTTTCGCAAGGATCGAATTGGACGTTATGCGGAGGTTATGGTGGACTATACGGATCGAATGCTGCAGAGCTGGAGCCTTGGTGAGACGCGTATCGTTACAGACGATATGATGCAGTTGACGCTAGATATTATCACGCACACCATGTTTGGGACAAGTATCACCAGCGGAGTGGAAGAGATCGGTCATGCCATAGAAGTGGGTATGAAATATGTAACCCATAAAGCGTCTTCCATATTCGATATTCCCGACATGATACCAACCCGAAGCAACGTGGAATTCAAGCAAGCGGCCAAAACGCTGGATGAGGTGATCTTCGGCATCATAGACCAGCGAAGGAAGCATCCCGAACCGGGCAGAGGAGATCTGCTATCCATGCTGCTTGATGCTCGTGATGAAGAGACAGGAACGGGGATGAGCAATAAGCAGGTACGGGATGAGGTGATGACCATTTTCCTTGCAGGTCATGAAACGACGGCGAACACGCTGTCCTGGACATGGTATTTGCTGTCTCAGCATCCGGAAACGGAGAAGAAATTTCATGAGGAGCTGGACCGTGTATTAGGCGGGCGCAAGCCCACGCATGATGATTTGAATCGACTGGAGTATACCCAGCAGATTGTCTGGGAGTCTATGCGTATATATCCAGCCGTATGGGCCGTGAACCGTGAAGTGTACGAGGAGGTTGAGATTGGCGGTCGCACGTACACGCCGGGGGACACGCTGATGATGAGTCAATTTGTGATGCATCGAAATCCGAAATATTATGAGCAGGCGGAACGTTTTTTGCCTGAACGCTTTGCGGGAGATATGCTCAAGCAAATCCCTGCGTTCGCCTATTTTCCGTTTGGTGGAGGCCCCCGGGTGTGTATCGGGAATCATTTTGCTCTGATGGAAGCAACGCTGCTTCTAGCAACGATCGGAACCCGTTATCAACTGCGTATGGCGCCTGATCACCGCCTTGTGGAGCTGGAGCCTCTCGTGACGCTCAGGCCGAAGTACGGACTTAAGATGGTCGTGTCGGAAAGGAAAGCATAA
- the nikR gene encoding nickel-responsive transcriptional regulator NikR, with translation MEKDILTRFGVSMPEELVKQFDQYITEQGYTNRSEAIRDLVRRVLLEPGGLPGDQLVAGTIVMVYDHHMTDLPLYLMELQHDYHHHIISTMHVHLNHDQCLEIIAVRGNLSELRELKQKIQVQKGVLYAELSVTYVDEHGTNDSKNHHHT, from the coding sequence GTGGAGAAAGACATCTTAACCAGGTTCGGCGTGTCCATGCCGGAAGAACTGGTCAAGCAGTTTGACCAGTATATTACTGAACAAGGCTACACTAACCGATCCGAGGCGATTCGGGATTTAGTGAGAAGAGTGCTGCTTGAGCCAGGAGGCTTGCCGGGAGACCAGCTTGTGGCGGGAACGATCGTGATGGTATATGATCATCATATGACAGATCTCCCGCTGTATCTGATGGAACTGCAGCATGATTATCATCATCATATTATTTCTACGATGCATGTCCATCTGAACCACGATCAATGTCTTGAAATTATTGCTGTCCGCGGTAATCTTTCTGAGCTAAGAGAGCTTAAGCAAAAAATACAAGTACAAAAAGGTGTATTGTACGCTGAGCTGTCCGTTACTTACGTAGATGAGCATGGAACAAACGATTCGAAGAATCATCATCATACATAG
- a CDS encoding cytochrome c — MERKWGIIAIGLAIAVGLTACGGGSSDEAAKPPQAADGGGTVNAEAIYRSNCVTCHGADLTGGSGPNLQKVGARLSKDQIVAKIENGGAGMPAYKNTLEDNEIAALAEWLSTKK; from the coding sequence ATGGAACGAAAATGGGGGATCATTGCCATCGGTTTGGCGATCGCTGTGGGTCTCACGGCTTGTGGTGGAGGCAGCAGCGATGAGGCCGCCAAACCGCCTCAAGCGGCTGATGGAGGAGGTACGGTGAATGCGGAAGCGATATACAGGAGCAACTGTGTCACCTGTCATGGCGCCGACCTGACGGGGGGATCGGGTCCGAATCTGCAGAAAGTCGGAGCCAGGCTGAGTAAGGATCAAATCGTGGCTAAAATCGAGAACGGCGGCGCTGGGATGCCGGCATATAAAAATACGCTGGAAGATAACGAGATCGCTGCACTGGCTGAGTGGCTGTCGACTAAGAAGTAG
- a CDS encoding YwbE family protein, protein MDGRNRKDIAPGVEVDIVLKQDQRTGRLTRGIVKDLLTNSATHPHGIKVRLRNGLIGRVKQIIKPK, encoded by the coding sequence ATGGACGGACGGAATCGTAAAGACATTGCGCCCGGTGTGGAAGTGGATATTGTTCTGAAGCAGGATCAGCGAACCGGCAGGCTCACTCGCGGTATCGTGAAGGATCTGCTCACAAACTCAGCGACACATCCTCATGGCATCAAGGTGAGGCTTAGAAACGGACTAATCGGGCGAGTCAAGCAAATCATTAAGCCTAAATAG
- a CDS encoding YmaF family protein: MSKEPDAFASYPCASVPFFPARPPSHAHMFRNWSVPEMGHTHLIELFTYPVNGSATDRHVHTYQGHTAMAAGHFHRFLSTTGPAIPLPDGSHYHVIDGVVDDEPFEFKGGFYVTVTRLKRHTHRFWGSTGSGLGYEPPDW, translated from the coding sequence ATGAGCAAAGAACCAGACGCTTTTGCGTCGTATCCTTGCGCTTCGGTGCCTTTCTTCCCGGCAAGGCCGCCTTCTCATGCGCATATGTTCCGTAACTGGTCTGTACCTGAAATGGGTCATACGCATCTTATTGAATTATTCACGTATCCGGTTAACGGCAGCGCAACGGATCGGCATGTACACACATATCAAGGTCATACCGCTATGGCTGCCGGACACTTTCACCGTTTTCTAAGTACGACGGGTCCCGCGATCCCATTGCCGGATGGTTCGCATTATCACGTCATTGACGGAGTGGTCGATGATGAGCCGTTCGAGTTTAAGGGGGGCTTTTATGTCACGGTGACACGGCTGAAGCGGCATACCCATAGGTTTTGGGGATCTACCGGGAGTGGTCTCGGCTATGAGCCGCCGGATTGGTAG
- a CDS encoding chromate transporter — protein MKSRKNSFKQWASIFWTFFKIGPVTFGGGYAMIPAIEREVVDKQQWITHDEMSGVLSVAGSAPGGIGVNAASFIGYRLAGIPGAAAAVAGITLPTFVIVFLLSLGFSQVVGHPKVTAAFQGIQGAIAALILISAYNMGKTSVVDRTTLATAASTVVLLLVFHFSPIALIVVGLVIGHLLILIKNKLGVVVSFNNELAAATTSTSYKYSDYYIADGI, from the coding sequence GTGAAAAGCCGGAAAAATTCATTTAAGCAATGGGCGAGCATTTTTTGGACATTTTTTAAAATCGGCCCTGTCACCTTCGGCGGCGGATACGCGATGATTCCTGCCATTGAGAGGGAAGTAGTGGATAAGCAGCAGTGGATTACACACGATGAGATGAGCGGGGTTTTGTCTGTAGCCGGATCGGCACCGGGAGGAATCGGGGTCAATGCTGCCTCATTCATCGGGTATCGATTGGCGGGAATTCCAGGTGCGGCGGCGGCGGTAGCCGGGATTACACTGCCGACATTCGTCATTGTGTTCTTACTGAGCCTCGGCTTCAGTCAAGTTGTTGGCCATCCGAAAGTCACTGCGGCGTTTCAAGGCATTCAAGGCGCGATTGCAGCGCTCATTCTTATATCGGCCTACAACATGGGCAAAACATCCGTGGTGGATCGAACGACATTGGCCACGGCAGCGAGTACGGTTGTGCTGCTTCTGGTGTTTCATTTTTCCCCTATTGCACTCATTGTTGTCGGATTGGTTATCGGGCATTTGCTTATTCTTATAAAAAATAAACTTGGGGTTGTTGTGAGCTTCAATAACGAGCTTGCAGCAGCTACGACATCTACGAGCTATAAATATTCAGACTATTATATAGCTGACGGGATTTGA
- a CDS encoding chromate transporter, with protein MLMSLFFVFLQIGFVSFGGGYAMIPVIRHEVLQHGWISQQEFNDLVALAGMSPGPIVTNIATLIGYKTAGIGGAVLSTLGMVLPSLILIIVISAFYYKVQKANWVQATFYGLKPVVTGMIVYAAIHFGIPNGGFGLLSWHTAGTLIIIALCIVALLKYRVHPLAVIAMSGLLGIAFFH; from the coding sequence ATGCTGATGAGCTTGTTTTTTGTTTTCTTGCAAATTGGGTTCGTGTCGTTCGGCGGGGGCTACGCCATGATTCCGGTTATTCGTCATGAGGTGCTGCAGCATGGCTGGATCTCCCAACAGGAGTTTAATGACCTGGTTGCCCTTGCGGGGATGTCACCAGGGCCTATTGTTACGAATATTGCGACTTTAATAGGCTATAAAACGGCAGGTATCGGCGGAGCGGTGCTTTCTACTTTAGGAATGGTGCTGCCTTCGCTAATCCTGATCATCGTGATTTCGGCCTTTTATTATAAAGTACAAAAGGCGAATTGGGTACAAGCGACGTTCTATGGGTTAAAGCCTGTAGTGACGGGGATGATCGTATATGCAGCGATTCATTTCGGAATACCGAACGGGGGTTTTGGTCTGCTTTCCTGGCATACGGCCGGCACTTTGATCATCATTGCGCTATGTATCGTCGCGCTGCTGAAATACCGGGTGCACCCGCTCGCTGTAATCGCTATGTCCGGCCTTCTCGGTATTGCTTTCTTTCATTAA
- the hrpB gene encoding ATP-dependent helicase HrpB gives MLKLPVESVLPELKDKLRTHNNAVLIAAPGAGKTTRVPLELFSEPWLEDRKIVMLEPRRLAARAAARFMAALLGEQVGETVGYRVRSDTKVSAKTRIEVMTEGVLTRLLQCDPALEDVGLVIFDEYHERSLQADLGLALCLEAQAVLREDLRLLVMSATLDASPVAGLLNDAPVVVSEGRSFPVETRYLSRPPEGRIEPLVVRQIIDALSAGEGDILVFLPGAGEIRRVEGLLAGSSLGANVRVAPLYGQMPQEAQDRAVGPSATGERKIVLATSIAESSLTVEGVRIVVDSGLMRVPRFSPRTGMTRLETVPVSRASADQRRGRAGRLAPGLCFRLWTEQEERNLAPYSTPEILEADLAPLALELAAWGVTDPVKLAWLNPPPAAAYSQGRELLMQLGALDTAGAITAHGRRMAELGMTPRLAHMVLQALPLGCGGLACDLAALLSERDMLRFAGGAPESDLRLRVEALLHPDELPVGYSADSSIRQRVRTEAKQWKQSLRIPQIQEKVEDIDSCGWLLAYAYPDRIAQSRGGGRYVLSSGRGAAFGQLQSLAYAPYLVAAELDDQGAESRIQLAAPLDAEQLYRHNAERIVTEDVVSWDRGSQAVRARRRERLGSLVLRDTPMSNPDLDEVLQTLLAGITEEGLTILPWSKASKQLRQRMRYMHRYAPEWPDVSDAGLISTLHLWLAPHVYGMRSRDDLQRLKLTEALESMLSWSRRQALEEGVPTHIVVPSGSRIPVDYSDPDAPVLAVRLQELFGLRETPRIAGGKVPLVLHLLSPAQRPVQVTRDLASFWREAYFEIKKDLKGRYPKHYWPDDPLVAEPTHRAKPRSQA, from the coding sequence TTGTTGAAGCTTCCTGTTGAATCTGTCCTGCCGGAATTAAAGGACAAGCTCAGAACGCATAACAACGCGGTACTGATTGCAGCGCCGGGAGCAGGGAAAACGACCCGTGTTCCGCTTGAGCTGTTTTCCGAGCCGTGGCTGGAGGATCGGAAGATCGTTATGCTGGAGCCCCGACGTTTGGCTGCAAGGGCTGCCGCACGCTTTATGGCTGCGTTGCTCGGCGAACAGGTCGGGGAGACTGTAGGTTACCGGGTGCGCTCGGATACGAAAGTCAGCGCAAAAACCCGGATCGAAGTGATGACCGAAGGGGTACTGACCCGGTTGCTGCAATGCGATCCGGCACTCGAGGATGTGGGGCTCGTTATTTTTGATGAGTATCATGAACGCAGTCTCCAGGCGGATCTGGGACTTGCGCTATGTCTGGAGGCCCAAGCTGTTCTTCGGGAGGATTTACGATTGTTGGTCATGTCCGCCACATTGGATGCCTCACCAGTTGCTGGGCTGCTGAACGATGCTCCAGTGGTAGTAAGTGAAGGCCGCAGCTTTCCCGTGGAGACACGATATTTGAGCCGACCGCCGGAAGGACGTATTGAACCATTGGTGGTAAGGCAAATCATCGATGCGCTGTCGGCAGGGGAAGGAGATATTCTGGTCTTTCTGCCGGGTGCCGGGGAGATTCGGCGTGTGGAAGGGTTGCTTGCCGGCTCGAGCTTGGGGGCTAACGTCCGGGTGGCGCCGCTGTATGGTCAAATGCCGCAGGAAGCGCAGGATCGGGCGGTCGGGCCAAGCGCCACAGGCGAACGCAAGATTGTACTGGCGACATCCATCGCCGAATCCAGTCTTACAGTCGAAGGGGTACGGATTGTTGTAGATAGCGGGCTAATGAGGGTGCCGCGATTCTCGCCGAGAACAGGGATGACCCGGCTGGAGACCGTCCCCGTATCTCGCGCTTCGGCGGATCAACGGCGAGGCCGGGCCGGACGTTTGGCGCCCGGTCTGTGCTTCCGGCTTTGGACAGAGCAGGAAGAGAGGAATCTTGCACCCTATTCGACGCCGGAGATCTTAGAAGCGGATCTGGCACCGCTGGCACTTGAGCTTGCCGCTTGGGGCGTGACCGATCCGGTCAAGCTGGCCTGGCTGAATCCGCCTCCGGCTGCAGCATATTCGCAGGGCCGGGAGCTGCTCATGCAGCTTGGGGCACTTGATACAGCAGGAGCCATTACCGCTCATGGGCGCCGCATGGCTGAGCTCGGGATGACGCCCCGGTTAGCGCATATGGTGCTTCAAGCGCTGCCTCTGGGCTGCGGGGGGCTGGCATGCGATCTGGCAGCGCTGTTGAGCGAGCGGGATATGCTTCGCTTTGCTGGCGGAGCCCCCGAATCAGACCTTAGGCTGCGTGTGGAAGCTTTGCTTCACCCAGATGAGCTTCCGGTCGGTTATTCGGCGGATTCCTCTATCAGGCAACGCGTGAGGACGGAAGCGAAGCAATGGAAGCAGTCACTGAGAATACCGCAGATTCAAGAGAAGGTGGAGGACATTGATTCCTGCGGATGGCTGCTCGCTTATGCTTACCCCGATCGAATCGCACAAAGCAGAGGCGGCGGACGGTATGTACTGAGCAGCGGACGGGGGGCGGCCTTCGGACAACTGCAGTCTTTAGCTTATGCCCCATATTTGGTTGCGGCCGAGCTCGATGACCAAGGAGCAGAGAGCCGAATTCAATTGGCAGCTCCGTTGGATGCGGAACAATTATACAGGCATAATGCAGAGCGCATCGTAACAGAAGACGTCGTCAGCTGGGACCGCGGGTCTCAAGCCGTTAGGGCTAGGCGGCGTGAGCGGCTCGGCTCGCTTGTTCTGCGGGATACGCCTATGTCGAACCCGGATCTGGATGAGGTACTGCAGACACTGCTTGCTGGAATAACAGAAGAAGGCTTAACTATTCTTCCATGGAGTAAAGCCTCCAAGCAGCTCCGGCAGCGTATGCGTTACATGCATCGGTATGCTCCCGAGTGGCCAGATGTATCGGACGCCGGGCTAATTTCTACGCTGCACTTATGGCTTGCTCCGCATGTGTATGGGATGAGGAGCCGCGACGATCTCCAGCGGTTGAAACTAACAGAAGCGCTTGAATCCATGCTGTCGTGGTCGCGGCGACAAGCATTGGAGGAGGGTGTGCCAACGCATATTGTGGTGCCTAGCGGATCACGCATACCCGTCGATTATAGCGACCCCGATGCCCCGGTGCTTGCTGTACGCCTGCAGGAACTTTTTGGGCTTCGGGAGACGCCGCGTATCGCAGGAGGCAAGGTGCCGCTCGTACTTCACCTGCTGTCTCCAGCGCAGCGTCCGGTGCAAGTGACGAGAGACTTGGCCAGCTTTTGGCGTGAGGCTTATTTTGAGATAAAGAAAGATTTGAAAGGCAGGTATCCTAAGCACTATTGGCCGGATGATCCACTCGTCGCCGAACCGACTCATCGTGCTAAGCCGCGCAGCCAAGCCTGA
- a CDS encoding M48 family metallopeptidase translates to MGSKSKLLTIFFGLFALYAVAIGLYLWLASIDPIPDFFKGTAADPATFLTDTQLQQSVIYSALRNWIFFVRYPWEWAIYLVLLFTGTAGRWQDKLAQASWSGFVRFPVFVLLLSLVSYAALLPLRLISYALARHYGISTQPVWSWIRDHAVTFAIDLVILTIVSSVAFWFIRRGGRWWLRLWVVSVPFILIMMYIQPVVIDPLYNEFSRLSNPQLEQRILALADKADIPADRVYEVNVSEKTNALNAYVNGIGTSLRIVLWDTTLQKLDENETLLIMAHEMGHYVMRHLEWSAFGAVASSFFLLWFGSKLYKAVLRRWGPAWGIRKAGDVASLPVLLLIISLLNFAFTPAANFVSRQAERSADDYAIRLIGNTEGAVTMYQKLAISSLSEMNPPLLVKLFRSTHPSLMERIAGVQNDKQS, encoded by the coding sequence ATGGGATCTAAATCCAAGTTGTTGACTATATTTTTTGGGTTGTTCGCACTGTATGCCGTTGCGATAGGTTTGTATTTATGGCTTGCCTCCATTGATCCGATCCCGGATTTCTTCAAAGGAACTGCGGCTGATCCTGCCACGTTCTTGACGGATACGCAGCTGCAGCAGAGTGTGATTTATTCCGCGCTGCGCAACTGGATCTTTTTCGTTCGTTATCCCTGGGAATGGGCGATTTATCTCGTGCTGTTGTTCACTGGAACCGCGGGACGGTGGCAGGATAAACTGGCGCAAGCCTCATGGTCGGGCTTCGTCCGTTTTCCCGTTTTCGTGCTGCTGCTGAGCCTTGTATCTTATGCCGCTTTGCTGCCGCTTCGATTGATCAGTTACGCTCTGGCCCGTCACTATGGCATATCGACTCAACCGGTCTGGAGTTGGATCAGGGACCATGCGGTAACATTTGCGATCGATTTGGTGATACTGACGATTGTCTCATCTGTAGCCTTCTGGTTCATTCGCCGCGGGGGCCGCTGGTGGCTGAGGCTGTGGGTAGTATCCGTTCCTTTCATCCTGATTATGATGTATATTCAGCCTGTCGTCATCGATCCGTTGTATAACGAGTTTTCCCGTCTTTCGAACCCGCAGCTTGAGCAGCGAATATTGGCTCTGGCGGACAAAGCCGATATTCCAGCAGACCGGGTGTATGAGGTGAATGTGTCGGAAAAGACGAATGCGCTGAACGCTTATGTCAATGGCATCGGCACCAGTTTGCGGATCGTTCTGTGGGATACGACGCTTCAGAAGCTTGATGAGAATGAGACTTTGCTGATCATGGCTCATGAGATGGGGCATTATGTCATGCGTCATTTGGAATGGAGCGCCTTTGGCGCAGTCGCCTCCTCATTCTTCCTGCTTTGGTTCGGCAGTAAGCTCTATAAAGCGGTCCTTCGACGGTGGGGTCCGGCATGGGGCATTCGTAAAGCAGGTGATGTGGCCTCGCTTCCGGTTCTTTTGCTTATCATCTCTCTACTTAACTTTGCGTTCACTCCCGCGGCCAATTTTGTATCCAGACAAGCGGAGCGGTCAGCCGATGATTATGCGATTCGTCTCATTGGCAACACAGAAGGAGCGGTGACGATGTACCAGAAGCTCGCCATATCTTCTCTTAGCGAAATGAATCCGCCGCTGCTGGTAAAGCTGTTCCGGTCAACCCATCCGAGCTTGATGGAACGTATTGCGGGTGTTCAGAATGATAAGCAATCCTAG
- a CDS encoding HPr family phosphocarrier protein, protein MKVCEITVRRDLEAQELQMISHQASLFSSDVMFKYENLNLQLDAKSVLGMLLLPIRRGTKLTVQTKGKDELEALEHLILLLEKQDAPREQG, encoded by the coding sequence ATGAAAGTATGTGAAATAACTGTTCGTAGAGATCTGGAGGCGCAGGAGCTGCAGATGATATCCCATCAAGCCAGCCTGTTCAGTTCGGATGTCATGTTCAAATATGAAAACCTGAACCTTCAATTGGATGCCAAAAGCGTGTTGGGCATGCTGCTGCTTCCCATTCGCAGAGGTACGAAACTGACGGTTCAAACGAAAGGAAAAGACGAGCTTGAAGCGTTGGAGCATCTTATCCTCTTATTGGAGAAACAAGATGCGCCGCGCGAACAAGGATAA
- a CDS encoding DUF3817 domain-containing protein codes for MTLKTPLGRLRLIALYEGISYLVLLLIAMPLKYFADLPMAVSIVGALHGLLFVLFLIAVAHVMFVHRWSVLRGIGALIASLVPFGTFVLDVQLKRDQLR; via the coding sequence ATGACATTGAAAACGCCTTTAGGGCGCCTTCGTCTCATCGCTTTGTATGAAGGAATATCTTATCTAGTGCTTCTCTTAATCGCGATGCCGCTCAAATATTTCGCCGATCTTCCGATGGCTGTGAGCATCGTAGGGGCATTGCACGGCCTGCTTTTTGTTCTTTTTCTCATCGCGGTTGCCCATGTGATGTTCGTTCACCGATGGTCGGTATTACGAGGGATCGGCGCTTTGATCGCATCGCTCGTACCGTTTGGCACATTTGTGCTCGATGTGCAATTAAAGCGGGATCAGCTTCGGTAA
- a CDS encoding DUF2179 domain-containing protein — protein sequence MNGLEVVITIVLMNVVYVSLFTIRIILVMKARRVLATLISMAEVFIYLMALNIVLNNIDEPINLVAYCLGWGAGVWLGIKIEEWLALGYTTLQIVVDHEANSLPITLREKGYGVTSWLAEGRDGPRLVMQVLTKRNQEKNLMKLIQQIAPKAFVISYEPRTFHGGFWTKVLKR from the coding sequence ATGAACGGACTCGAAGTCGTGATCACCATTGTGCTGATGAATGTTGTGTATGTATCTCTTTTTACGATCCGTATTATTCTTGTTATGAAAGCAAGAAGAGTCTTGGCTACTTTGATCAGCATGGCGGAAGTGTTTATCTATTTAATGGCGTTAAATATTGTGCTGAACAATATCGATGAACCGATCAATTTGGTCGCATATTGTCTTGGTTGGGGTGCTGGAGTGTGGCTTGGCATTAAGATTGAAGAATGGTTGGCGCTTGGGTACACTACGCTGCAGATTGTCGTTGATCACGAAGCCAACTCCCTTCCGATCACGCTGAGGGAGAAGGGTTACGGGGTGACGAGCTGGCTGGCGGAAGGACGTGACGGCCCGCGGTTGGTCATGCAGGTGCTCACCAAACGGAATCAGGAGAAAAATCTGATGAAGCTCATTCAACAAATCGCCCCCAAAGCGTTCGTTATTTCTTATGAACCAAGGACATTCCACGGAGGCTTTTGGACAAAAGTTCTGAAACGGTAA
- a CDS encoding YihY/virulence factor BrkB family protein gives MSTKMERGEKGQVSYGSTGKTPDVGKSTKPRLRLSGFLLSLYCRFQDDDVPAMGAQLTYYLILSFFPFLIFVIAVLSFTDLNTKDGIEGLTQIMPDLSIQLIMSVFNEIDGSKSGSLLSIGLLATLWSASNGVNAVIKALNKAYDEEENRPFWKVRGTSILFTVILAIVILFAFIMLVFGRVIGEMIYTFALSSDGFDTFWRVGQFAIPLVIMVIVFVLLYRFTPNLRLTVKEVLPGAIFATFGWVVTSLLFSFYVNNFGNYTKTYGSIGGIIVLLMWLYLSSIIIVLGGEINATLYYHKEGKQKPVCKTFALTLPFSMKKWFK, from the coding sequence ATGTCGACCAAAATGGAGCGTGGCGAAAAGGGACAAGTCTCTTATGGCAGCACGGGAAAGACTCCCGATGTGGGAAAAAGCACGAAACCGAGGCTCCGGTTGTCAGGCTTTCTGCTTAGCCTGTACTGCCGTTTCCAGGATGACGATGTGCCTGCGATGGGCGCGCAGTTGACGTACTATTTGATCCTGTCCTTTTTTCCGTTCCTTATCTTTGTTATTGCCGTGCTTAGTTTCACCGATTTAAATACGAAGGACGGGATTGAGGGCCTGACCCAAATCATGCCGGACCTATCCATTCAGCTTATTATGAGTGTGTTTAATGAAATTGACGGGTCAAAAAGCGGTTCCCTGCTTTCCATCGGCTTGTTGGCTACCCTTTGGTCCGCTTCAAACGGGGTCAATGCGGTCATCAAGGCCTTGAATAAAGCTTATGATGAAGAGGAAAACCGTCCGTTCTGGAAGGTACGCGGCACCTCTATTTTGTTCACCGTCATTTTGGCGATTGTGATTTTGTTCGCGTTCATCATGCTGGTTTTCGGCCGAGTGATTGGTGAAATGATCTACACGTTTGCGCTTTCTTCAGATGGCTTCGATACATTTTGGCGAGTGGGCCAGTTTGCTATACCTCTGGTGATTATGGTGATTGTGTTTGTCCTTCTGTATCGTTTTACGCCGAATTTAAGGTTGACGGTCAAAGAAGTTTTGCCTGGTGCCATTTTCGCCACCTTTGGGTGGGTCGTTACATCGTTGTTATTCTCCTTCTATGTTAATAATTTCGGCAATTATACAAAAACGTACGGCAGTATTGGAGGCATTATCGTGCTGCTGATGTGGCTGTATCTGTCGAGCATTATTATTGTGCTTGGTGGCGAGATCAATGCGACGCTTTACTACCATAAGGAAGGGAAGCAAAAGCCGGTCTGCAAAACATTTGCTCTCACCCTGCCCTTCAGCATGAAAAAATGGTTCAAATGA
- a CDS encoding DUF4023 domain-containing protein: MRDDLRGSTDEWVEKLHDTQKKDEINRKHQGDGHPDKKLPAKQHRNGN, translated from the coding sequence ATGAGGGACGATTTGCGCGGGAGCACCGATGAGTGGGTTGAGAAGCTGCACGATACCCAGAAGAAGGACGAAATAAACCGGAAGCATCAAGGAGACGGGCACCCGGATAAGAAGCTCCCGGCCAAACAGCACCGCAACGGTAATTAA
- a CDS encoding DUF1294 domain-containing protein, which yields MELWVIYLLVLNLISFVIMGYDKAQAKKGGRRIAERTLFIIAAAGGALGMWMGMRKWRHKTKHGSFVYGIPLLLALNAALVYYIALA from the coding sequence GTGGAACTATGGGTCATCTATTTGCTCGTCTTGAATCTGATCTCATTTGTCATCATGGGATACGATAAAGCGCAGGCTAAAAAAGGCGGCCGCAGAATAGCTGAGAGAACGCTATTTATCATCGCCGCGGCGGGTGGAGCACTGGGTATGTGGATGGGCATGCGAAAATGGAGACATAAGACAAAGCATGGATCTTTTGTCTATGGAATTCCGCTGCTTCTAGCCTTGAACGCTGCTCTCGTTTATTATATCGCGTTAGCTTGA